The following nucleotide sequence is from bacterium.
CTGCCAAGGCAGCGGGCAACGTCGCCGGTGGCTACAACAAGGTCTATTTTATCCTCGCCATGATGTCCATTATCGGCGCGGTGCTCTGCTTCGTTGTCAAGCGCCCCGTCCAGGAAGTAGGCAGTTAGACAAGGATCTGTCGATCCTGAAGCTCAAAAAAAAGGGCGGCTCGAAAGAGCCGCCCTTTTTCTATCCCGTAAAACGGCAACCTTATTACCGGCCGGCCGCCGCCCTTTTTGATGCCTTGAGGGGGTTGATCTTGGCCTGAGCCACAACCGGCGCCTCCTTCACCACGTGCGTGGCATAGTTGCAGACACCCATGTTCCATTTGGCCGACGGGTTGGCACTGGTGGTGCAATAGTAATCCTCGTCGATCTCCTTGATGTGATTACAACCCTCACAGGCCTGCACGACCGGATCGCAATGACCGCCGTTGTAGGTGCAGCCCTGCCGGGTCATGAACACGCAATCGATTTCTTCCTTCAAGACAGTACAGATCATTTTCAATTCCTCCTGATACGAATGACTGCGCAACGAGGCGCTTTGACACAAAAGGGGAATTCTATAGTATCTTTGGAGACAAATGGCAAGCCATTTTTATCTAATACAGAATTGGGAACATGGAAGGTGGAAGGTGGAAGAAAACTTTTCAAGCTTGTTAAACAACGCAGGCCATCACAAGATCACAGGTGTTGCCTTGCTTCCACCTCCCCTGTTCTTCCTTCCTCCTTCGCAAATATGAAGAAGCTCCTTCTTCATATTTGCTGCGCCCCCGACGCTACCATCGGTATTGAACGCCTCACCTCCGGGTGGGACGCCCGTGGCTTTTTCTACAACCCCAACATCCATCCGCCCCAGGAATACGACCGGCGTCTTGCCGCGATGAACAGGCTGTCAGAAGCTACCGGCTTTCCTTTTCTTACCGGAGAGTACAACCCCGGGGAGTGGATGGTCATGGTTCAGGGGCTGGAAGGGGAGCCGGAAAAAGGCCGCCGTTGCGAGATCTGCATCCGGGACCGTTTGCGACGGACGGCCCGGGAGGCAAGGGACGGAGCATATGACGCTTTCGCCGCCGTCCTCACCGTCAGCCCCCACAAGAACGCGGCCATGGTCAACCGGCTCGGCACAGAGGCTGCCCTGGAATACGGCGTCGAGTACCTGCCCACAGACCTGAAAAAGATGGACGGTTTCAAGCGGAGCGTCCAGCTCAGCCGGGAGATGGGCATCTACAGACAGGATTACTGCGGATGCGAATTCAGCCGAAAACGCGAAGTTTTGTGAAGCTCCCATCCCCTCACGGCGTTCGAATTTCTCGGCTTACCGCCAATTTCCCCGCCCGCATTTTTGCAAAACTCGCGCCTGGTTAACTTGCACCAGCCGGGGATTGACACCAGCTCCGATTACCATCAGCTTCCGGAACCTGCTTCAACACGGTGCCTGCCCGGAGGAACGAAGAGAAGACTGTTTGTTTCCACAGCATTTCCCCACCTGTGGAAAAGTGTGATAACTGCTTGACACTCGGCACTCACGGTTATTCATGAACCTGCAGTCGATGGTAAATCGACCTGAGAGCCTTATCTGGTGTGGATCCTGGGCGGAATTGGGGCGGAATTTTCCGACTATTGGGCTGCTTGGAGGACTACTGCTTGTTTGAAGGGTTTATTCTGCGTTCCGTATTCTCAACCATATCTCTTATCTGCTCTTCGGTCAGGGCCTCGCATTCCAGCAGCGCCTGCAGGAAACGGTAGCCGCCGCAGGGGGTGGC
It contains:
- a CDS encoding PxxKW family cysteine-rich protein; the protein is MICTVLKEEIDCVFMTRQGCTYNGGHCDPVVQACEGCNHIKEIDEDYYCTTSANPSAKWNMGVCNYATHVVKEAPVVAQAKINPLKASKRAAAGR
- a CDS encoding epoxyqueuosine reductase QueH, which gives rise to MKKLLLHICCAPDATIGIERLTSGWDARGFFYNPNIHPPQEYDRRLAAMNRLSEATGFPFLTGEYNPGEWMVMVQGLEGEPEKGRRCEICIRDRLRRTAREARDGAYDAFAAVLTVSPHKNAAMVNRLGTEAALEYGVEYLPTDLKKMDGFKRSVQLSREMGIYRQDYCGCEFSRKREVL